Proteins co-encoded in one Kribbella qitaiheensis genomic window:
- a CDS encoding carbohydrate ABC transporter permease — protein sequence MVTTTAPPSQPAAVTRPRRAKAPASKKRREALAAYAFLAPDVIGLIVFVALPMVLAFGVAFFKVDGFGNYKYVGLANYQLMGSDDQLWAALKVTGTYVITFVPIAFVVSFALAMLVRNHFKGIGWVRSAFFLPNVVSLVVVGLIWQFLLVDKRGAISNLLAPLGLGDVSFLGTPSLALGTYVLISVWFLMGYQMLVFLAGLKDVPKELEDAAEIDGANAWQRFRFVIWPLLRPTSFFVVVNSTIGAVTGLQAFDLVYVLTKGGPARATSTVVLYIYEQAFTFNNMGYAAALTTVVVAMLVLCTGLMFAFTRGGRFDED from the coding sequence ATGGTGACCACGACAGCACCCCCGAGTCAGCCCGCCGCGGTCACGAGGCCGCGGCGGGCCAAAGCCCCGGCGTCGAAGAAGCGGCGCGAGGCGCTGGCGGCGTACGCGTTCCTGGCGCCGGACGTGATCGGCTTGATCGTCTTCGTCGCGTTGCCGATGGTGCTCGCCTTCGGCGTCGCGTTCTTCAAGGTCGACGGCTTCGGCAACTACAAGTACGTCGGGCTGGCCAACTACCAGCTGATGGGATCCGACGACCAGCTCTGGGCCGCGCTCAAGGTGACCGGGACCTACGTGATCACCTTCGTGCCGATCGCCTTCGTGGTGAGCTTCGCGCTGGCCATGCTGGTCCGGAACCACTTCAAGGGGATCGGCTGGGTCCGGTCGGCGTTCTTCCTGCCGAACGTCGTCAGCCTGGTCGTGGTCGGTCTGATCTGGCAGTTCCTGCTGGTCGACAAGCGGGGCGCGATCTCGAACCTGCTGGCACCGCTCGGCCTGGGTGACGTGTCGTTCCTCGGTACGCCGTCCCTTGCCCTGGGCACCTATGTCTTGATCAGCGTGTGGTTCCTGATGGGCTACCAGATGCTGGTCTTCCTGGCCGGCCTGAAGGACGTGCCGAAGGAGCTCGAGGACGCGGCCGAGATCGACGGCGCCAATGCGTGGCAGCGGTTCCGCTTCGTGATCTGGCCGCTGCTCCGGCCGACCAGCTTCTTCGTGGTGGTGAACTCGACCATCGGCGCGGTCACCGGCCTGCAGGCCTTCGACCTGGTCTACGTGCTCACCAAGGGCGGTCCGGCCCGGGCGACCAGCACGGTCGTGCTCTACATCTACGAGCAGGCGTTCACCTTCAACAACATGGGGTACGCCGCCGCGCTGACCACGGTGGTGGTGGCGATGCTGGTGCTCTGTACCGGCCTCATGTTCGCCTTCACCCGAGGAGGTCGCTTCGATGAGGACTAA
- a CDS encoding ABC transporter substrate-binding protein — MSATPLSARPHSPARPLSRRSVLRGGLGALAASAVGGPLLTACGGDDSGGGSGKELSFWNFYGPADDANPQSKWFVDVAEKWNANNDVKVKLRYIPSKDYLNGSTLQTAFQSGKGPDIFLISPGDFLRYYNGGVLQDLSSALPAESKSDYLPGLLEARSVEGKVYGLPMEIEPLAMYYSESAFEKAGLSEADLPKTWDQTLAVAQKLTGDKRNGVMFETLPGYYQNFTWYPFLWQGGGTPIKDGKVAFDSPAAVQALKFWQDTIKNKVAPRKALGDGGGDVLSNLGSGAVAMQQSGIWAVSDMRTKAKNFKYGIIPLPTPDGGKAATDLGGWAFVANAKGANPEAAAKFITWALGSTDAEGVERQRQWNTVVKTNVPPRKSVQTAADAKGAFGEGVLKKFVSEIAPSGQPEPRFPPEVYQPIADAIQACQLNGTDPGKAAADAAARIDTFLKTYQGAPIS, encoded by the coding sequence ATGTCCGCAACGCCCCTCTCTGCAAGGCCGCACAGTCCTGCAAGGCCGCTCAGCCGGCGAAGTGTCCTGCGCGGCGGTCTCGGCGCGCTCGCTGCCTCGGCGGTCGGGGGTCCGCTGCTGACCGCGTGCGGTGGTGACGACTCCGGTGGCGGCAGCGGCAAGGAGCTGTCGTTCTGGAACTTCTACGGTCCGGCCGACGACGCGAACCCGCAGAGCAAGTGGTTCGTCGACGTCGCTGAGAAGTGGAACGCCAACAACGACGTCAAGGTCAAGCTGCGCTACATCCCGAGCAAGGACTACCTGAACGGCTCGACCCTGCAGACGGCCTTCCAGTCCGGCAAGGGCCCGGACATCTTCCTGATCAGCCCCGGCGACTTCCTCCGCTATTACAACGGCGGCGTACTGCAGGACCTGTCCTCGGCGCTCCCGGCGGAGTCGAAGAGCGACTACCTGCCCGGTCTGCTGGAAGCCAGGTCGGTCGAGGGCAAGGTCTACGGCCTGCCGATGGAGATCGAGCCGCTGGCGATGTACTACAGCGAGAGCGCCTTCGAGAAGGCCGGCCTGTCCGAGGCGGATCTGCCGAAGACCTGGGACCAGACGCTCGCCGTCGCGCAGAAGCTGACCGGCGACAAGCGCAACGGCGTGATGTTCGAGACGCTGCCCGGCTACTACCAGAACTTCACCTGGTACCCGTTCCTCTGGCAGGGCGGCGGCACTCCGATCAAGGACGGCAAGGTCGCCTTCGACTCGCCGGCCGCGGTCCAGGCGCTGAAGTTCTGGCAGGACACGATCAAGAACAAGGTCGCCCCGCGCAAGGCGCTCGGCGATGGCGGCGGTGACGTCTTGTCCAACCTCGGCTCGGGCGCCGTCGCGATGCAGCAGAGCGGCATCTGGGCCGTCTCGGACATGCGCACGAAGGCCAAGAACTTCAAGTACGGAATCATCCCGCTGCCGACTCCCGACGGCGGCAAGGCGGCCACCGACCTGGGCGGCTGGGCGTTCGTGGCGAACGCGAAGGGAGCCAACCCCGAGGCGGCCGCGAAGTTCATCACCTGGGCGCTCGGCTCGACCGACGCCGAAGGTGTGGAGCGGCAGCGGCAGTGGAACACCGTGGTGAAGACCAACGTGCCGCCGCGCAAGTCGGTCCAGACCGCCGCGGACGCGAAGGGGGCTTTCGGCGAGGGCGTGCTGAAGAAGTTCGTCAGCGAGATCGCGCCGAGCGGTCAGCCGGAGCCGCGGTTCCCACCGGAGGTGTACCAGCCGATCGCCGACGCGATCCAGGCCTGCCAGCTGAACGGCACCGATCCCGGCAAGGCGGCCGCTGATGCCGCGGCCCGGATCGACACCTTCCTGAAGACCTACCAGGGCGCGCCCATCAGCTGA
- a CDS encoding KpsF/GutQ family sugar-phosphate isomerase, whose translation MPNRAGAHRTASELPRDLVTRGLDAARSAIETEAAAVAALADRLDGVFLDVLTAVAGCEGHLVVTGLGKSGLVGRKIAATLASTGTPATFIHAGDALHGDSGAVTSRDLVLALSASGETAEVCAFARMLTERDIPVIAMTGAEESTLAKLATYTLDTMVLREADPLNLAPTASTTAALVMGDALACALVVLRDFTHQDFAQFHPSGALGRKLLGLDLDLGPGLGLGDDA comes from the coding sequence GTGCCGAACCGTGCGGGCGCCCACCGCACGGCCAGCGAGCTGCCCCGGGATCTGGTGACGCGTGGGCTGGATGCCGCCCGGAGCGCGATCGAGACCGAGGCGGCCGCGGTCGCGGCCCTGGCTGACCGGCTCGACGGGGTGTTCCTCGACGTACTGACCGCGGTCGCCGGCTGCGAAGGACATCTGGTCGTCACCGGGCTCGGCAAGTCCGGCCTGGTCGGGCGCAAGATCGCCGCCACCCTCGCCAGTACAGGCACCCCGGCCACCTTCATCCACGCCGGCGACGCCCTGCACGGCGACTCCGGCGCGGTCACCTCTCGCGATCTCGTTCTCGCCCTGTCCGCGTCAGGCGAGACCGCCGAGGTCTGCGCGTTCGCCCGGATGCTCACCGAGCGGGACATCCCGGTGATCGCGATGACCGGCGCCGAGGAGTCCACGCTGGCGAAGCTGGCCACCTACACGCTCGACACGATGGTCCTGCGCGAGGCCGATCCGCTGAACCTGGCTCCGACCGCATCGACAACCGCCGCGCTGGTGATGGGCGACGCGCTCGCCTGCGCCCTCGTAGTACTGCGGGACTTCACTCACCAGGACTTCGCCCAGTTCCATCCGTCGGGGGCACTGGGCCGCAAGCTGCTCGGCCTCGATCTCGACCTCGGTCCCGGTCTCGGTCTTGGGGACGACGCGTGA
- a CDS encoding ribokinase, whose product MSRRYDVCVLGSFMKDLVASAERRPLPGETLHGTGFAEFLGGKGVNQAIAAARMGARTAIVGTIGDDRYGEEFLELLKTDGVDTEWVMRHPELGTGVGLPLVLPDGGNSIIIVSRANAAITPADIEAAGEVLTASGVLSVQLELPVEASRAALQLASTAGVTTILTPAPVGTVDPSLGEFVDILVPNEVEAAALTGLDCDDESHVRAIARQLAADWDLRGCVVTLGSRGAFVLDRVAGEEIRVPAHRVATVDTVGAGDAFCGSLAASLAAGAGLADAVRLANAAGALSTTVNGAAVSAPGRSAAEALLDAQQVEESPFPVGRHSS is encoded by the coding sequence GTGAGTCGGCGGTACGACGTGTGCGTGCTCGGCTCGTTCATGAAGGACCTGGTCGCCAGTGCGGAGCGGCGCCCGTTGCCCGGGGAGACCTTGCACGGCACCGGTTTCGCGGAGTTCCTCGGCGGCAAAGGCGTGAACCAGGCGATCGCGGCGGCCCGGATGGGCGCCCGGACGGCGATCGTGGGGACCATCGGCGACGACCGGTACGGCGAGGAGTTCCTCGAGCTGCTCAAGACGGACGGGGTCGACACCGAGTGGGTGATGCGGCATCCGGAGCTCGGCACCGGGGTCGGGCTGCCGCTCGTCCTGCCCGACGGCGGCAATTCGATCATCATCGTGTCCCGCGCGAACGCGGCGATCACGCCGGCCGACATCGAGGCGGCCGGCGAGGTGCTGACGGCGAGCGGCGTACTGAGTGTCCAGCTGGAACTCCCGGTCGAGGCGAGCCGTGCTGCCCTGCAGCTCGCCTCGACCGCGGGCGTCACGACGATCCTGACCCCGGCACCGGTGGGGACGGTCGATCCTTCGCTGGGCGAGTTCGTCGACATCCTGGTGCCGAACGAGGTGGAGGCGGCCGCCTTGACCGGGCTCGACTGCGACGACGAATCCCATGTCCGGGCGATTGCCCGGCAGTTGGCTGCGGACTGGGATCTCCGCGGCTGCGTGGTCACTCTCGGCTCGCGTGGCGCCTTCGTTCTCGACCGGGTCGCCGGTGAGGAGATCCGGGTCCCGGCGCACCGGGTCGCGACTGTCGATACGGTCGGCGCGGGCGATGCCTTCTGCGGATCGCTCGCGGCTTCGCTGGCAGCCGGCGCCGGCCTTGCGGACGCAGTACGGCTTGCCAATGCCGCAGGCGCACTTTCGACCACCGTCAACGGTGCCGCCGTCTCCGCGCCTGGCCGTTCCGCTGCCGAGGCGCTTCTCGACGCGCAACAGGTTGAAGAGTCACCTTTCCCTGTTGGACGGCATTCCTCGTGA
- a CDS encoding LacI family DNA-binding transcriptional regulator — MTTIYDVARRSGVSPATVSRVLSGRRNVDPELSEKVRAAVAELGYRPNGVARNLRKASTNLWAVVISDIENPFFTSLVRGLEDVAQTEGYHVVLCNSDEDPAKEAAYASAVLTEQMAGVVISPTSTAEGVRQLADAKTPLVLIDRRVEGVEADTVLVDNEHGAFEGVKHLIDGGYQRIACITGPRRVSTAMDRLAGYRSALRAGGISYDKDLVRHADFREAGGFAAMESLLDLPQPPEALFVTNNLMTVGALECLAKRGLRAPDDIAIVGFDDIPWADLVVPSLTTVAQPTYELGRTAGLLLKDRIAAPGRPPSTVTLRTELHVRATSAPRTR; from the coding sequence ATGACGACGATCTACGACGTCGCGCGTAGATCCGGCGTGTCGCCGGCGACCGTTTCCCGGGTCCTGAGCGGTCGGCGCAACGTGGATCCGGAGCTGTCCGAGAAGGTCCGCGCCGCCGTCGCCGAGCTCGGCTACCGGCCCAACGGGGTCGCGCGAAACCTGCGCAAGGCGAGTACGAACCTGTGGGCCGTGGTCATCTCCGACATCGAGAACCCGTTCTTCACGTCGCTGGTGCGCGGGCTCGAGGACGTCGCGCAGACCGAGGGTTACCACGTCGTTCTGTGCAACTCCGACGAAGACCCGGCCAAGGAAGCGGCGTACGCGTCCGCGGTGCTGACCGAGCAGATGGCCGGTGTGGTCATCTCCCCGACGTCGACCGCCGAGGGCGTCCGGCAGCTCGCCGACGCGAAGACCCCGCTGGTGCTGATCGACCGCCGGGTCGAAGGCGTCGAGGCCGACACCGTCCTGGTCGACAACGAACACGGCGCTTTCGAAGGTGTCAAGCACCTGATCGACGGCGGTTATCAGCGAATCGCCTGCATCACCGGGCCACGCCGAGTCAGTACTGCGATGGACCGGCTCGCTGGTTATCGCTCGGCCTTGCGCGCGGGCGGGATCAGCTACGACAAGGACCTGGTCCGGCACGCCGACTTCCGCGAGGCCGGCGGGTTCGCGGCGATGGAGAGCCTGCTCGACCTGCCCCAACCGCCCGAGGCGCTGTTCGTCACCAACAACCTGATGACAGTCGGCGCGCTGGAATGCCTGGCAAAACGAGGCCTCCGCGCCCCCGACGACATCGCCATAGTCGGCTTCGACGACATCCCCTGGGCCGACCTGGTCGTCCCCTCCCTCACCACGGTCGCCCAACCGACGTACGAGCTGGGCCGCACCGCCGGCCTCCTTCTCAAAGACCGCATAGCCGCCCCCGGCCGCCCGCCCTCCACGGTGACCCTCCGCACCGAACTCCACGTCCGAGCCACCTCAGCCCCCCGCACCCGCTGA
- a CDS encoding NAD-dependent dehydratase codes for MALRLLVLGGTKNLGRQVVETALRDGHEVTVFNRGLTGPELFPEVARLVGDRSAPEVLGGGEWDGVVDMSGFLLRDVRRSAAVLRDRVGHYTFMSSIAVYASKMTPGMTESAPLLAWPSGASEDEFTMDLYGPQKVRCEAELASVFGPRTAAVRSGFVVGPYNPDFGNWGAAIATGKPMECAARPDQPIQYVDARDLAAFLLRLTVDRIAGRSTRSAQRARWPSWRTPGDPPYRLPRRSTGPPRWTVSTYPTTAPTTAPSNSTTPEPSRPASTSGHPKHPPPTTSTGSRPATPHLHLPTDAARPHFSAAATPPSAARGIFTSCILMSR; via the coding sequence GTGGCGTTGAGGCTGCTGGTGCTCGGCGGCACGAAGAACCTCGGTCGGCAGGTGGTCGAAACGGCGTTGCGCGACGGGCACGAGGTGACTGTGTTCAACCGCGGGCTGACTGGTCCCGAGCTGTTCCCCGAGGTGGCGCGGCTGGTGGGGGATCGGTCGGCGCCTGAGGTGCTGGGCGGCGGTGAGTGGGATGGCGTGGTGGATATGTCCGGGTTCCTGCTGCGCGACGTACGCCGGAGCGCCGCCGTACTGCGGGATCGCGTCGGTCACTACACCTTCATGTCCTCGATCGCCGTCTACGCGAGTAAGATGACGCCGGGGATGACCGAGTCGGCACCTTTGCTGGCTTGGCCTTCCGGTGCGAGCGAGGACGAGTTCACCATGGACCTGTACGGCCCGCAGAAAGTCCGCTGCGAAGCCGAGCTGGCGTCGGTCTTCGGCCCGCGTACGGCGGCGGTGCGATCCGGCTTCGTCGTCGGCCCCTACAACCCGGACTTCGGCAACTGGGGTGCAGCAATCGCGACTGGCAAACCGATGGAATGCGCGGCGCGCCCTGATCAACCGATCCAGTACGTCGACGCGCGCGACCTGGCCGCCTTCCTACTCCGCCTCACGGTCGACCGCATCGCGGGCCGTTCAACGCGGTCGGCCCAACGCGCACGATGGCCGAGTTGGCGGACGCCTGGCGATCCGCCGTACCGACTGCCGCGCCGGTCGACTGGGCCCCCTCGATGGACCGTTTCCACCTACCCCACGACGGCACCAACGACGGCACCTTCCAACTCGACAACACCCGAGCCCTCGCGGCCGGCCTCCACCTCCGGCCACCCGAAACATCCGCCACCGACTACGTCAACTGGATCAAGGCCGGCAACACCCCACCTCCACCTCCCCACTGACGCCGCCCGTCCGCACTTCAGCGCCGCCGCCACCCCACCTTCCGCAGCGCGGGGTATCTTCACGTCATGCATCTTGATGTCGAGATAA
- a CDS encoding phosphotransferase: MLPGWIDEVGEPVLAATQASTLREVKGDLLREWGSSEVWRLSYGLRSVIVKRGSDAQTGEAAAYERFVVPLGLPAPKLIHHAAADNAVLLVLADVGRANLEQEPLAEGFLASAGILASIRSQPVQGESEFTGEDLAELVSRVDAIGPDLAAKVIATVVPALDRLHHETPAAVVHGDFVPKNLVTDGHRWTAVDWPLAYLAPHLSDLYTLVRDAVAVGHEAGPIVAYYIELSGADEDLVRRQVAVGGICFIVRALAWIVTEGQRVVPSSKDWIGSLVAELDEQVGEWR; the protein is encoded by the coding sequence ATGTTGCCCGGCTGGATCGACGAAGTGGGTGAGCCGGTACTCGCGGCCACCCAGGCGTCCACCCTCCGCGAAGTGAAGGGCGATCTGCTGCGCGAGTGGGGTTCGTCGGAGGTCTGGCGGCTGTCCTACGGGCTCCGCAGCGTGATCGTGAAGCGAGGCAGCGATGCGCAGACCGGCGAGGCCGCGGCGTACGAGCGCTTCGTCGTACCGCTGGGACTGCCCGCGCCCAAGTTGATCCATCACGCGGCAGCGGACAACGCAGTACTGCTTGTACTGGCTGATGTCGGCCGGGCCAATCTCGAGCAGGAGCCGTTGGCCGAAGGGTTCCTGGCGTCGGCCGGCATACTCGCGTCGATCCGCTCGCAGCCGGTGCAGGGTGAGAGCGAGTTCACCGGCGAGGATCTGGCCGAGCTGGTAAGCCGGGTCGACGCGATCGGTCCCGACCTCGCTGCCAAGGTGATCGCGACGGTGGTTCCGGCGCTGGATCGGCTGCACCACGAAACGCCGGCGGCCGTAGTACACGGGGATTTCGTGCCGAAGAACCTGGTCACGGACGGGCACCGGTGGACCGCGGTCGACTGGCCGTTGGCGTACCTGGCGCCGCATCTCAGCGATCTCTACACCCTCGTCCGCGATGCCGTTGCCGTCGGCCACGAAGCTGGACCGATCGTTGCCTACTACATCGAATTGTCCGGGGCCGATGAAGACCTCGTACGCCGGCAGGTGGCCGTCGGCGGGATCTGCTTCATCGTGCGCGCGTTGGCCTGGATCGTGACGGAGGGCCAACGTGTCGTGCCGTCCTCGAAGGACTGGATCGGCTCGCTGGTCGCCGAGCTCGACGAACAGGTGGGGGAGTGGCGTTGA
- the dapD gene encoding 2,3,4,5-tetrahydropyridine-2,6-dicarboxylate N-succinyltransferase, translating into MTDNATHAWGYGLATVTEQGTTLDVWYPAPELGAAPEDVKAPAELIAAEGNDDLRQVRRVVVKTEIVLGQAPADAADAYLRLHLLSHRLVRPHGLNLDGIFAALPNNAWTSHGPVPVEQIEQVRLRARAAGLHLAVTSVDKFPRMTDYVVPSGVRIADADRVRLGAHLAEGTTVMHEGFVNFNAGTLGTSMVEGRIVAGVVVDDGSDIGAGSSIMGTLSGGGKQVISIGKRCLLGANGGIGISLGDDCVVEAGLYVTAGTKVTLPDGTVVKARELSGQPGLLYLRNSVTGAVEARARQGQGITLNEALHANA; encoded by the coding sequence ATGACCGACAACGCCACTCACGCCTGGGGCTACGGCCTTGCCACCGTCACCGAGCAGGGGACCACCCTGGACGTCTGGTATCCCGCCCCCGAACTGGGCGCCGCCCCGGAGGACGTGAAGGCACCGGCCGAGCTGATCGCTGCCGAGGGCAACGACGACCTGCGCCAGGTCCGCCGGGTCGTGGTCAAGACCGAGATCGTCCTCGGCCAGGCGCCGGCCGACGCCGCCGACGCGTATCTGCGGCTGCACCTGCTGTCGCACCGGCTGGTCCGCCCGCACGGCCTCAACCTGGACGGGATTTTCGCCGCCCTGCCGAACAACGCGTGGACCTCGCACGGACCGGTCCCGGTCGAGCAGATCGAGCAGGTCCGGCTCCGGGCTCGCGCCGCCGGGCTGCACCTCGCTGTCACGAGCGTCGACAAATTCCCGCGGATGACGGACTACGTCGTACCGAGTGGGGTCCGGATCGCCGACGCGGACCGGGTCCGGCTGGGCGCGCACCTGGCCGAAGGCACCACTGTCATGCACGAGGGCTTCGTGAACTTCAACGCCGGCACGCTCGGTACGTCGATGGTCGAGGGCCGCATCGTCGCCGGTGTGGTGGTCGACGACGGCAGTGACATCGGCGCGGGCTCGTCGATCATGGGCACCCTTTCCGGCGGCGGCAAGCAGGTCATCTCGATCGGCAAGCGCTGCCTGCTCGGCGCGAACGGCGGTATCGGCATCTCCCTCGGCGACGACTGCGTAGTCGAGGCCGGGCTCTACGTGACCGCCGGTACGAAGGTCACCCTGCCGGACGGCACCGTGGTGAAGGCGCGCGAGCTGTCCGGTCAGCCGGGCCTGCTGTACCTACGCAACTCCGTCACCGGCGCTGTCGAGGCGCGCGCCCGGCAGGGCCAGGGCATCACCCTCAACGAAGCGCTGCACGCCAACGCGTGA
- the fdxA gene encoding ferredoxin, protein MTYVIAQPCVDLKDLACVEECPVDCIYEGNRMLYIHPDECVDCGACEPVCPVEAIYYEDDTPEQWKDYYTANVDFFNDLGSPGGASKLGKIDKDHAFIAALPPQEHDE, encoded by the coding sequence GTGACCTACGTCATCGCGCAGCCGTGTGTTGACCTCAAGGACCTCGCTTGTGTCGAGGAGTGCCCCGTCGACTGCATCTACGAGGGCAACCGGATGCTTTACATCCACCCCGACGAGTGCGTCGACTGCGGAGCGTGTGAGCCGGTCTGTCCGGTCGAGGCCATCTACTACGAAGACGACACCCCGGAGCAGTGGAAGGACTACTACACCGCGAACGTCGACTTCTTCAACGACCTCGGTTCCCCCGGGGGCGCGTCCAAGCTCGGCAAGATCGACAAGGACCACGCCTTCATCGCGGCCCTGCCCCCGCAGGAACACGACGAGTAA
- a CDS encoding GNAT family N-acetyltransferase: MSGLSARDIGHRVVVRHRLPGGQLTDVLGVLQSLDAESLVVRHADSTPYAVRLADISAAKPIPPLPLRPVDVEQLFLTTALGRPAVETSYVGQWLLRASEGWTGRANSLLPAGDPGMPLAEALKHTEAFYDERGLPPLALVRVGTTLDAEFRQQGWVESRPGESDALVLLTSLDLVNGVPAYEVEVNDHPDADWYGTAFEGEVPAPAPAVMEGAPKAVFASIREGGKVVAVGRGSMTGHWLGIDGVRVDPAYRRRGLATAVLQGLARWSGAQGGRRTYLEVLESNAAAVSTYLSLGYAEAYRYRYLTSR; this comes from the coding sequence GTGTCAGGCCTCAGCGCCCGTGATATCGGCCACCGTGTCGTGGTCCGCCACCGGTTACCGGGCGGTCAGCTGACAGATGTGCTCGGAGTTCTCCAGTCGCTGGACGCCGAATCCCTAGTGGTGCGCCACGCCGACAGCACACCGTACGCCGTACGGCTGGCCGATATCAGCGCTGCAAAACCGATCCCACCGCTCCCCCTGCGCCCGGTGGATGTAGAGCAGCTGTTCCTCACCACAGCGCTCGGCCGGCCCGCCGTGGAGACCTCGTACGTCGGGCAGTGGCTGCTCCGGGCGTCCGAGGGCTGGACCGGCCGGGCCAACTCGCTTCTGCCCGCCGGAGACCCCGGAATGCCTCTAGCTGAGGCGCTGAAGCACACAGAGGCCTTCTACGACGAGCGCGGCCTGCCTCCACTCGCCCTGGTGCGCGTAGGCACAACCCTCGATGCCGAGTTCCGGCAGCAAGGCTGGGTTGAGTCAAGGCCAGGTGAGTCGGACGCCCTAGTCCTGCTTACGTCCCTCGACCTGGTGAACGGCGTACCGGCGTACGAGGTGGAGGTCAACGACCACCCCGACGCCGACTGGTACGGGACCGCCTTTGAGGGCGAAGTACCGGCTCCAGCGCCCGCAGTCATGGAGGGCGCTCCCAAGGCCGTCTTCGCCTCGATCCGCGAGGGCGGGAAGGTCGTAGCCGTCGGCCGTGGCTCGATGACCGGTCACTGGCTCGGCATCGACGGAGTACGCGTCGACCCGGCGTACAGGCGTAGAGGCCTCGCCACTGCGGTGTTGCAGGGCCTAGCTCGCTGGTCCGGAGCCCAGGGCGGTCGCCGCACCTACCTGGAAGTCCTGGAGAGCAACGCGGCCGCTGTCAGCACCTACCTGAGCCTGGGCTACGCAGAGGCGTATCGCTACCGCTATCTGACCAGCCGCTGA
- a CDS encoding type II toxin-antitoxin system PemK/MazF family toxin, giving the protein MADDVAEQPEYAGDYEGTVRVEYTPHPDDGVADPGEIVWTWVPFEEDHHRGKDRPVLVVGSDGPLLLALILTSKDHDRDAADEARWGRVWLDIGSGSWDKDCRRSEVRLDRVLRVDPAQVRREGAVIGEDLFNDVAAHLHEIHRA; this is encoded by the coding sequence ATGGCAGACGACGTGGCGGAGCAGCCGGAGTACGCGGGCGACTACGAAGGCACCGTGCGGGTCGAGTACACCCCGCATCCAGACGACGGCGTCGCCGATCCGGGCGAGATCGTCTGGACCTGGGTGCCGTTCGAGGAGGACCACCACCGGGGCAAGGACCGGCCGGTGCTGGTGGTCGGATCGGACGGGCCCTTGCTGCTCGCGCTGATCCTGACCAGCAAGGACCACGACCGCGATGCCGCCGACGAGGCTCGCTGGGGCCGCGTCTGGCTCGACATCGGCAGCGGCTCGTGGGACAAGGATTGCCGGCGCTCCGAAGTACGGCTCGATCGCGTCCTACGGGTCGACCCGGCCCAGGTACGCCGGGAGGGTGCGGTGATCGGCGAGGACCTCTTCAACGACGTCGCCGCACACCTGCACGAAATCCACCGAGCCTGA